TGTTGCTCTCAGCCTGATTAGTCTTCAGTTTTTTTCTATCCAATATTGCTTTGCATAGACGACGAAACAAAGTGTGACATATGCTCTTGGATACTCTGTATTTTGCTTTCAAGGATATTAGTGCTTGTAAACTTTATTGGTTGCAATAATCCAATAAACAGGACGTGGCTTTGTTCTTGCCACTGAGAACAAAATGAAGGAGaggatgaaaaaaaaaaaaaagcactgCAGTGCCGTTAAGTGGAATTCCAGCCAGACATAGGCTGTGACACGTGCTAACGTTGAAGAATGCTCCTACACCGTCGTTGTTTAATGCTATAAATAAAGGTGGTCAGCTCTTCCAAGTCCCAGGCACAAGCTGCCTAGCTCCGTTCTGCCAAGAAACGCCTCCTgctctcctccctcctccctcctccatcATCCTCGCCATGGCTCTTGAGTCTGTTCCTACCTATCTCAGTGATTTGGGATCCCACCAGGCTGCCAGAGCCCAGCAGCAAAGAATCAGGTACGCTTCATCGTAGGTTCGTTCCTAAATTCTGCTGCGAAATTTGTTCGGCTTCATCTGTTTCATTCTGATGCCTTTTCTTCAATTTCTGTTCTGTAAAAAAACTCACCAGGAAAGATGAGCGCATCTGGACCTCAGACACATATGCACCCTACGACGATGGACACCAGTGGAGGAAGTACGGCGagaagaagctctccaactccaacTTCCCAAGGTTTTTAGTCCCTCTTGGATTCTTCATCCCCTTGCCAATAGAGTTATATTCTCCAAATAAGTTTGTTGTTTCAGTCCATGCATGCATCCCCTTTGTGTGCAAAAACCTCTCTTTACTACTACGAATCGTCAATTTAGTTATTACTATATCTGTAATGTAATGAGTTTGTAGGACCTGTTACTGGGTGAACTGCGTACTGAGGGTGGTTACCTCTAATCTTTGGAATTAATTCAGGAACAAGCTTTGCATGCCTTGTTTTACTGGAAGAATTCCTAGTTTTTAATACCTTTAATTTGTTCTGTAATGGCTTCCAGTAGTATAATAAGTAAAGATGAACTATACATGCTTTTCCTATCTCTAATGCTGTAATTTTCTTCTTAAATGAAGCGTGTTATGGTGGTTTTGTAGGCACAAATCTTGACCATTCCACTGTTTTTGTTTACCTCTGATGGAGGATATATCAAATTGTGTGTTTGTCTACTAGTCACTTCTAAGACGACAAGAAATCCTTTTCTTGTCATTACTGTTTTGCATAATCCTCTATCTGCCACTGCTAGTGGCATAGGTGGTCCCCATATGCCATTGAGACATTGGTGGCAAATAAAGAACTGCAAAATTTTACAATGGCAAATAAGGAATTGCCCTTTTTTGTTACCATTTATAGGCCATAGCCTTGATTGATTGAAAGAAACAAATTGTTCTATGTAACGATTACTGGACTAGGAAAATAACCTTCACAGTAGCTATCGTTCTTAATTATTGACAACTCAACTAGACAAATAAAAACTTGTAAAGTGTTACTTCCTATATGAATAGTAATATACGATCCACATGCCACCTTTATTACCTGCCATTTGCAACTTGTTCAAATAATCAAATCTTATACTTCACTAGCAAGTACAAGTTCCATCATTTGCTTAGCGCCCTTGTTCTCTAACTCAATTTTCAACTATTACTAGTGTGAATGCCGACAGTCTCTGCTACCCTTTCTTTTAATTTTCCTGGAGAGTGATTGGAATGCGGTTTCTTGTAAGCCCATTAAGAGCATGTTGACAGATCAGAACTTTTGTTTGTTTTCCTAAAAGGCGGTGGAGGTAGAAGATGTCTCAAAGGTGTTTATCAATGCTGTTCCACCTAATTTAGGTAGACTAAGTGTTAATAGAGGGGGGAAAGGACATGACTAATATCATTAGTGGAAGACCTGGCGGTACTTATTATCACAAAACCAAGAAATGAAAAGTGGGTATAGACTATTTTGGTTAGTAAGGAGTAAGTTATCCTATTGTAAGCACTAAGCAGTCGGTAAAAGTATTTGGATTGGCCGGGCATTTTTGGCCAACAATTCACctctttcccttcgaagtgagaTTTCAGTACATGACATCCTGTTTTCAGGTTCTATTACAGATGCACCTACAAGAACGACATGAAGTGCCCGGCTACAAAGCACGTCCAACAGAAGGACACAAGCGATTCACCGTTGTTCTCTGTCACTTACTTCAACCATCACACCTGCAGCATCATCTCAAATCCCATAGGAAGCACGAGAGATATTGCCGCGCAATCGGCCTCGAGTAAAGCGGTGTCGATCTGCTTCATCCCCCATTCTTTCAGAGATGAGCCGCATCAGTCACCGATTACACATTCTTTCAGAGGCAACCAACAGCCGGCTGAGAGGAGCGCCTACGCAGCAAACCGGTTTCAGTGGACCACCGCATCGTCTCCGTCTCCTAACAGTAACGACAGTTCGGTTAAGATGGAGATTGACACTTTTTCAGGGGCAAACGCTTCGTCCAGCTCCAGCAGCATGGGTTCTCTGCCGAGGACGAGGACGTTGCTACCGATCGGTCAGTCCAGATGCATCGAGTACTTCCATTTCTTGTGATGAGAAGGTGTCCGctgttttgtttgttttttgttttttttgagctccaagtgaagttTATATGTGGCGTTGGAGGCAACTAACATATTGCTGTCCCGTCCTGGGCATGAACCACAGGGACCCAACCTACAGGTCCCCATAGAGATGTTCGTGCCCTGTTGTTTACTTCTTTACTGTCAGATTGAAGCCACATTTTTGTGCTTGAATATGGTGTGAAAAATGGCATTGGCATCGGAGTTTCTTTTATCTGGTAGACCGAAGCCACATTTTCGTGATTGAATATGACGTGAGGAATGGTATTGGAGTCTCTTTTATCTGGTAGACTGTTTTTGAGGTAGCACCATTTGTTTGTTCAGGCCTTCAGGGATGATAGTAGTATGTATGGAATTCCTTACAGAAGGTTTGCCTGATCATTCTGCAAGCTCTACTATTGAAATACTAAGTACTAGCGAACTTGAACATAATATGGCCTGCGCTGTTATAGTCGTTCAATGTTGAAGTGGAGCTTGCGAATTGAGACTACAGTGCTTCAGTGAACTTACTGGCTTGAAGAATGCGGATTGAAGTTTCTCTACCAAAGTACTAGTAGATTATTATAGTTATCTTTGGAAGAACGAAAATAACCGTGGGTCAATTGCCAACACAAGCGAACCTATTCAAATCTAATGATTCAGAACTAAAACTCACTACTCATCTCTGTCACCAGATGTACTTTAAACATTCTTGTATGTTTGTATATTTGCACATATATTTGAGTTCAAAAAATTTTCAGTAATGCTTGGCCAAAGGCGTCCGTCCCATCCAGACGCCGCGCCTCACCCCGCTTGCTGTTGCTCCCTTCTCCCACCACGCACCCCACCTTGCGCCGCTCGCTCCTCTCTCTCCTGCCCATCGCGCGCCCCACCCGtgcctcgctcctcgctcctcgcttcgGCTGTgcgccgcgccgcccgctcccTCCTGTAGTGCACGCTGCTCGCCCAGGCGAGCCAAGGCTGCTGGTGCTCGCTCGCTCGCCGCCAGATCCTACCTCGACGATTGGAATCGATAGGCCCCGGTCTTCCCCACCCCAATGTTGCAAACgtatattttaagtgttttagatgtttcagaggtatgttgtagtTGTTACAATGGATgtttgtcgacaaaagatgctcggcagtccaccgaggggtatcccacgatggtagatttgtcgtagaggtgagcgagatcaggagcgagatggtaatacaagcatcaagacacaagatttagacaggttcggccgtcagtatgacgtcgtcagtatgacgtaatacctacatcctgtgttctgatgtattgcattgagatgtatcgatcgtgtccattaggggacccctgcctctccttatatagtctggaggggcagggttacaaggaaagtagcctatttggtactatacaatatcttgcggtgcacgccgagcaacgccatgcacgccttgatcttgtgggctgggccacctctgatggtgcggcccatgtcttgtcttgtggataccgggggccatacccccacaatgtTACAAaaagatcaggatgttgcacatgttgcatattttgcaagtgttttcagatatatgttgcaaAGGTTTTTccaaaatgttttatctgtttcagacgtatattgcagcaagtgttttatctggatg
The sequence above is drawn from the Miscanthus floridulus cultivar M001 chromosome 15, ASM1932011v1, whole genome shotgun sequence genome and encodes:
- the LOC136509039 gene encoding probable WRKY transcription factor 46 translates to MALESVPTYLSDLGSHQAARAQQQRIRKDERIWTSDTYAPYDDGHQWRKYGEKKLSNSNFPRFYYRCTYKNDMKCPATKHVQQKDTSDSPLFSVTYFNHHTCSIISNPIGSTRDIAAQSASSKAVSICFIPHSFRDEPHQSPITHSFRGNQQPAERSAYAANRFQWTTASSPSPNSNDSSVKMEIDTFSGANASSSSSSMGSLPRTRTLLPIGQSRCIEYFHFL